GGAGGTTGCTTTTGGACTCCTGAGATGTGCTGATGAAGAGTTCGCAGCAATGTGTCCTGAACTTGACGATTACGACAAAATTCTGCAGTTTCTGCACTTGGAGATCGTtgcctttgacaatgtccCCGTGGCGTATGTTGTCAATACTGAAGCAAGGGAAGTCGGTCGTGATGCTGCATCTTACTTGAACATTGCGGGGCTGCTCTTCCCCTTGGGCGCCACGATCTTGACCATCCATGGCGACAATGCCACGCGGTTTGTCCGCAACGAAGCTGCCGCAAAGAAGGGGAGACCGCAGGAGTTGGAGCTCGCATGCGCCAAGATTTGGGCAGGTGCTGACGGCTTTATCGATGTCATCGTGCGAAGTACGTTACGTCTTCTCATGGCCCAAAACGCTCAGCAAGACAGGATGGACGACTTTGTTCGGGGGCTCAAGGTAAGCCGCTGTGTCACCAAGTCATGCTTCCAGAATGGACGTGTTGACCTTATATGACAGGAGATGCCGCAGTCTGGAATCCGCCGCTTGTGGCTCGCTGTTGCTTGTGAGATATACGTCGACATCTTCGCCATTCTAGGCGATCACGCGCTGATCGGGACACAGTCGCTAAAGGATACGATACAGTCGCAGCTCGACATCTGTGACTTGATACTCCGCCGCCATAGTGATGATATCCAGAGACGCGTGGGTGTTATGGACGAACGTGCCGTTCAGTGGACGGATTGCATAAAGCATCAGGCCCCGCGGGCACTGAGAGAACTTGACCTCATCACCAAGGACATGGACCGCCACGTTCATGGTGCGGCATTCGAGGCAGACCTCCAAAGGTGGACACGCGGTCGAAGCCTTTATCTCAACGGCCTCGAAAGTCGGTTCCCTGTTCAGGCTGGTGGTTGTGCTTTCTTGCTCAAGCTGCAGCTGGCAGATGCTGAGACGTACATCGTCAACCACGGCCTGTTCATCCATTCCATGGCGTACCTATACAAGGCTGCACGGCACTTCGGTCTATTACACCACGAATGGCACGACGTGGATTTCGTCATCCGCTCGCAGGCACCAAGTGGCGGCACTCACGGTCCTCTGGTGCCCAAATTTCGTGCAGGCTGTAAAGTCAGTGCGTACGCGATGGAGTTTGCGAAAGCATGCGGCATGGAGTCAACGGCCGAAATGTATCGCAAGCATGGCAAGCCTAGTTTCAATCTGTGGGAGGAGGGAAAGCAGATCTTCCTCTGCGGTGAGTTTCTGGAGGCTTTCATACGCAGTATCGATCCCAAAGAGAAGAACCAGCCTTTCGGCCGAGGGAATCATAGCAAGATGATCGAAGTCATGCTGCACAAACTCACCTCAGAGCATGCGGCTCGGCAGGGGCAACGCACCTCAGCACAGCCATCATCACAACGGGAGATGTTCAACCCTCTCGAACTCCTTACAACATTCGAAAAGTCCTTCAAACAGGACGAGCCTCTTCTAAACTTCCCATATGTCAGGTTCTGGTCGACATGTGCGGAGCTACTGCGAGCTTGTTGGGATGCGATCAGAGACGAAATGCCAACTCAATTCCAGAGTCTCAGCATCCACAATGGCTACCTCCACGCCGTAATGGTCTGGTTCATGCTCGCTCAACTCGGGAAATTCGACGACAACCCCAGAACCTCTTACATCAAGAGCACTGCAGACAGCATGCTCGCGAAAGCCGCCAAAGCCATCGAACCCTACATCATCTCGCACGGTAAAGACTTCAGCGAAGCCGCCTACGATAGATCCAGCGGCCGGATACCCAAACATCTCCGTCCCGGGTGTTCCACAAACTACCTCGAAAAGCTCGCCACCAAGCGAGACCAAGCGACGACCCTCGAACGCGCCGGTACAAGCGTCGCATTCTCCGGCACTCTCACATCTCTCTACCACCCTCACTTGACCGCCCTCGACATCACAGCCGCAGTCAAAGCCTCCCCAGAAGATATCGGCGAGTACGCCGTCCCCTTGCCCGAGTACATGAAGCACGGCGGGAACTCCGTCTCTCTGGGAGATTTCATAGCGCCTGCGAAAGTCTGGATACCGGAGTATGACGATGAGGCTGAGCTACGACGTCGGCTAAAGGAGGTGGAGGAGTATGTGAGGCAGTGTGAAGACAATGGGGAGGAAGAGAAGATTAGTCAGGAGATGTGGACGAGGCTTGAGGATATGCAGAAGGTTGTGGCGAAGGTGGAACGTGGTGGGACTGTGGGTGCGGAGACGTTTGATGCTAGGACGAAGGAGTATGTTGATACTTATTGTCCGATGATGTGAGGAGTTTGAGAGATGGTGGCGGTCGGGCTGGTGGGAGGAGTGGTTGGATGATGCGAGCAAGCAAGCTTGTCGACGAAATGGTCTGCACGATAGGCTACAGCAGTGCAGATGCCACTTTGATGGGAGTAAATAGATGGTCAATTGAATATCTGGAGTACTGGTTCCTCATCCCATCTCAACGCTCGCTATACACCACAATCCGTCGTCTTCCTCACACCCCAACCATCTCCTCCTCATCACTACTCTCCCCCGCCACCCTCTTCTCCGCCATCACCACATCCCGCTCCTCCTCGGGAAAAGACCACCCAGGATGCCACACATTCAACACCACACTCGCAATCGCGCACATCACACTATCCAACCCAACAAACAACCTCTGATTCCTCAAAATATCATTCTGCGGCCCCCACCCCTTGGCCAGCTCCGCAAGCCTGTACGCACACCGGATCAAAATCACCGAATACGCCAGCCAAAGCGCCGCGCAGAAGAGCTTGAACTTCATCTGTCGCCTCAACGTCGCCGTGGCAGGGTTGAGGTGCGCGCGGTTGCGGTAGATGGCGAAGCAGTAGTCTGCCGCGAAGAGACCGAAGGCGAGCATGGTGGCGACCTGAGTCGCGAGCCCGGCTATCATGATGTTATCGCCGATCTTCAAGACTTTCTCGTCTTCACTCGCGGACGCCGTCGCGCCTCCGGCAGCTTGCAAGACGATGCTGAAGACGTCGCAGCTGATGAAGACCCACGTGTAGAGGCCGGGACGCAAGCGGCTGAAGCCAGCGCCGAAGGTTAGGCAGATGTGCTTGAGGGTGTAGTAGATGCCAGCGGAGTAGAAGGCGGGTGCGAAGGTTAGGAGGACTACGCTCATCTTGAAGCCGGCGTCCGAGAATGGGTCCTTCCAGAGTAGCATTTTGGCGACGTAGCCGAGGAGTTCGCTGAGGCAGCCGAGGACCATTGCTGTGGTGAAGAAATTGGTTTTGGTGAGGATGCCTTGCCAGGTGTAGATGAGGCCGGAGAGGGTGAAGAGGATGAGGAAGACGAGTGTTGCGGCGAGGTTGGGTCTGTAGCCGTAGACAGATTGGGACGGGTCGCATGTTGATACTGTGCAGCCTTGGTTGGGGTTGGCCCGGGGGAGGAGGTGGAGTGATTCCATTGCGAAGGTGGCTGTCAAGACCAGTGTGTTGATGATTGATCGCTTGGGGTCTGAAGTGCTCGTTGAAGGAGTACTCTTCGCCTTGTAGTCGCCTTGGTGTCGGGAGGATTCTTCGGCCGTAGAGCATGGCGAGCTCGTGGCTGCTCGTGCGTCATTAGCCTCATGTGCTTCTTTGTCTTTGCGGCAGGCCAAGGAGCGAAGGATTTAATGCGCTATGCGGTTCGGGCATTGAATGCGAGGTCTTTGTTGTTGCACGACAGTACCACTCCCAAACGGCCGAAAACTGAGATGCTGTGCAAAATCGGGATGGGCTCAGGATGTAGACTTCTTGCTATTGTGACTTTGTGTGCTCATCGCATACCTCCTATTGTCTTGGACGTCCGTGCTCAGAGTCCAGGGATGAAATCTTTCGACGCGATTCACGCGTGATCGTTTCGAAGGCGGTCCATCAGTGAGTGAAGACGGCTCGATATTCTGCCAGCAAGAGCATTGCTGTCGTCGCTGCCGCGTCTCGAGGTAAGGCGGAGTCGCATTTGGGTGTTTCTGTCTGTCAGACTTCGTGGAGCTCCACCAACTCGCTCTTGCGGTGGGCCAGACGGCGCGATGTGCTGCTTCCACATCTTAGTGCAAGGCTTTGACATGGCGCTGGTCGCGAAATGAGAACAGTTGATGTAGCTTGTTGAACAAACCACACCTTGCAACAGAAACCACGATACGCAGCTGACTTTAGCCGCCGGAACGTCATTGCCCGATCTACCCACTTCAGCGGCAACAATCGGTCTTTGATATGCTCGCAGAACATTGAGCCAGAAGGTTGAGCGAAAGTAGTCTTACCTACATCACGAGTTGACACTGCCACAAAGCGCATGTTGAGTGAAGTTGAGCAGACTGACAGTCGAATTGAACGCCCGAACGACAGATCAACAGCTAGATCAGCAACAGAAAGAACACCAACAACATGGCTGACACCAAGCCCGTCATCGGCTTCGCAGGCCTTGGAGCCATGGGAGGTGGCATGGCAAAGAACTTGGTCCAAAATGGCTTCACAGTCTATGGCTACGACGTCTACCAGCCTCTGGTTGACAGCTTTGTGGAGGCAGGTGGCAAGGCAGCAAAGACGCCCAAGGAAGCTGCAGCCCAGGCAGACTTCTTCGTATCGATGGTGGCCAATGCAGCACAGAACTCAAGCCTGCTTTTTGAAGGCGAAGATGCTGTCATCAAAGGTCTTGGACAGGGAAAGACTTTCATCTTGTGCTCGACCACCCCTCCAGCTTTTCTACACGAGCTGAGGGAGAGACTCGATGAGGAGGTTGGACGATCCGATATCAAGCTACTGGATTGTCCTGTATCTGGAGGAACGATTCGAGCAGCAGATGGCACGCTGTCGATATTTGAGTCTGGGCCAAACGAAGATCTTGATAACGCGAAGCAGGTACTTCAGACCATGTCTGCTAACCTCTATCGCATGGGTGGCATCAGCTTCGGAACGAAGACCAAGACAGTCCATCAGCTTCTCGCAGCCACCAACATCATCTCAGCATCCGAAGCCGTGGGTCTGGCAGCGACCGTAGGCCTAAACACCCAAGCCGTAGTAGACCACGTCAACACATCCGACGGCGCCAGCTTCATGTTCGAGAACAGAGCACCACACATGCTCAAAAACGACTGGCACCCCTACTCAGCCCTCGCCATAATCTGGAAAGACGCCGCCATCGTCACAGACACAGCACGAAAAGCCCTTATCCCCACGCCGGTCGCAGACACCGCCGAGCAAATGTACATCAAAGGCGGCCAAGCGGGCCTAACCAAAGTCGACGACGCAGCCCTCGTCCAACTCTACCTCCCCAAATCCCAACCCCACCTCGTCAGCCAAATGACCTCCGCCGACGTCGCCATGAATTCCTCCCACAAAGTAAGCAAAGACACGATCGTCGACCTCCTCGCCGGCATTCATCTCGCCGCCTCGATAGAAGGGATGGCGTTCTGTAAAGACCTAGGCATGGACCGCAAGACGTTGTACGAAATTATCTCGAAAGCAGCAGGTTGGAACGCGATGTTCACAAAATACATCCCCGCCATGCTTGAGAAGGACTCCTGGACCCTCGCGGACTGTCCTGGGGCAGCTGAAGTTGGGCAGAAATTGGCCGACGCTGTGCAGAAGGCGCAGGCGATCAAGTACCCGACTCCCATGGCGTCGAGTGCGTTGCAGCAGTTTTCTTTTGCTACGCTTGTGGATAAGAGTGTTAGTGGGCAGGATCGGCATAGTAGATAGAAATTCGACGGCCATCGTCCTAGGAAACGCCTCACGCTGAACGCTACAGAAATACACACCAACATGGATCTCAATTGAATCCAATAATCCCCTGTCCAACCACCGCACGATCCTGCACGAAAGAAACCCTCCTCCCAATAACCCCATCCCCACCAACCCCTAAATCCAGCACCGAAGCCAAAAGAAACGGCACCCTATCCCTCGCCACAGCCGGTAACGCAAAGCGATGCAAGATCGACCCTTCTCCTAACCCTTCAGCCCGGAGATCTCCATCGCGACTACACAAACCATCATCATCAACAACAGCCTTCATAGTCCATTCCCTCCCGATGCTGCTACTACTCACTGAATAACAAAATGACTCCCCCGCCAACTCCCCTCCAGCCCATCAACAATCGCCATCGTCCCTCCATTCGCTGCGTCGGAGGATAAGCGTAATGAGAGTTCTCTCCGAAGCAAGGGGCGGCCTGAGGATGAGGATGAGGATGAGATTGGTTTGAGGATAGCGACGGTGCCGCCTTGGCTGGCTCGGCCGGGGTCTCCGTTGCACATTGTGCTGCAACGATTGTGGTAGTGTAGATAGATGTATGGGATAGGTCTTGGCACGATGGGCGCAGAGGCTGAGGTCGCTGAGTTTAATGGTATCGAATGTAGTATAGAGATATTATTCGCTGCTGTGAATGACGTCGAGGTTACTGCAGCATACCATGAACAGCAGCCATCGAGGTTATATCATCAAGGTAGTTGTAGTCAACGTTGGTCGGCACGTGACCTGATTGTCTGCTCAAACTTACTCAAAAACATGCTCACTGAAGCTCTCACATGATGTGCATGATCCCACTGATTGCAGACACAGCCATTTCATCACAACATCTTCTTTCTATTGTATCATCTTGCAACACTACATGATACTACACTCCACTCCTCTTGACACCTTAAGTGTTGAATCTCCTTGATCCATCCGTGCCATGCCACAAAATATCGCCAGGTTAAATTCCTCCCCGGTCTCTCCAGTTGAATGGGGTATCTCTGTAAGAAAGACTGCTAGAACGCCAATAATCCTACTTTTTGCCGACTTCTTGTTGAAGAAGAAGTCGTGCTCACTCGTCTCCAAGTGAGCTTTGAACGCCTCGCTAAATGCGCACGAAACACCCTGCCCATATGCTCTATCATCTAGTTCTTCAGCGGGCTGTTGGAGGCCGCTTTGTCCGCACCATTGACGGCGTTGTTACCGTCTGGGACCCCGTTAGATTCTGGTAGGGCGCCATTTGTTTTGGGCTCGTCGTGATGCCCGTTGACCCCGTTCGTGACCCCGTTCGTGGCCCCGTTCGTGACCCCGTTCGTGGCCCCGTTAGTTACAGCGTTTCTGGTGGCGGTATCGAAGCCAGGCACTGTGAGGCCCTTGAACAGGTTGAAGATGCCATTGTTCTGGCGGAAATCGTTGTGCACGATGTTGACCAAGTACCAGTTCTGGGTGATGTCCTGGACCAAGCTTCGGCTGACGCTGCCATCATCGTAGCACTTGCTCCACTCCAAACCGAGGTGGTAGAATTCGTCTCTCCAGGCCAAGAAAGAGACGGTCTCAACGATGGTAGGCTGGACAATCTCCTTGCCAGGGAACACACCCCAGGTCACAGCGTTCGGGCCGCCGTCGGTGGGTGCGTTCGTCTTGAGCTCACCAGAGCAGTTGACCGCGTAATATGTCACATCTGGGTCGCGGTTCATGCGCTCGACGACTTCGTCGATCAGCTCTGGGGCCACCAGGACTTCGAGGTACTGCTTTTGATAGACATATCCGTTTTGTGGGCCCCAACCGTATATTGGATGGTTCGACTTGGCACCATCGACTGCAGGCTGAGAGTTGATGGTGAAGATACCGCGGCTGTTGAGGTCGACGAGATCGTCGACAAGCGTGTTTGCCTCTTCATTGATGGGAGACTCCGACCAGGGCAAAGTCTCAACTTTGCCACGCACGTAGCCGACGAACAAGTCTGAGATCTCCTTCAATGTCTTCGGCTCGCCCCACAGTTTACGGTTGTGCTCGTTGGTTCCCTTCAGACCAACACCATACTCGTCAAGGCTACCGAAGGCAGGAGATCGACTGTCACCCCAGCGTCCGTTGGGAAATTCATCCCAGTCTTGCGTACGTGCGACGTATGCTCGGTTGCGGTTCCGCCAGAATATTGGCCGCACGTTCTCGTCTCTTCTGTTCTTGCCAAGCGATTGTCGCCATGGAAGCGGCTTGAGGTCTGGGTTCGCACTTGTAGCAGCTGGCAGGAGATCCAACTTCTCAAGGACCATTTCTACGGCTCGTGACAGGTTCATGGTGTAGAAGTGCAGGTGCATGATACCGGAGTCCATCAGCTTTTGGCAGAACTCCACGATCAGGTCACAGCCAACCTCCCTGACCGCGCCATCGTCATTCTTGATTGGTTCGAGGGCCTCGTGCCAGTGAGGTGGGATTCGACATTGTGTCCAGTTTGCTCGTCTGATGAATGCTGCGTGTGTTGAGATTGGCATGATTCCTGGAATGATCTTTACCGACTCTGGAATACCAGCGGCACGGCACTTCTTCACCCATTCGATGAAAATATCTGCATCGTAGCACATCTGCGCTACAATGAATGTGCCTCCAGCATCGACCTTTTCCTTCAAGTACTTGATGTGCTCATCTGCACTTGTCTCCGGGTCTGGGCCTTCTGGGTAGCCTGCAATGCCGATATCGAAGTGGTCACCATAC
Above is a genomic segment from Fulvia fulva chromosome 3, complete sequence containing:
- a CDS encoding Efflux pump himE, producing the protein MESLHLLPRANPNQGCTVSTCDPSQSVYGYRPNLAATLVFLILFTLSGLIYTWQGILTKTNFFTTAMVLGCLSELLGYVAKMLLWKDPFSDAGFKMSVVLLTFAPAFYSAGIYYTLKHICLTFGAGFSRLRPGLYTWVFISCDVFSIVLQAAGGATASASEDEKVLKIGDNIMIAGLATQVATMLAFGLFAADYCFAIYRNRAHLNPATATLRRQMKFKLFCAALWLAYSVILIRCAYRLAELAKGWGPQNDILRNQRLFVGLDSVMCAIASVVLNVWHPGWSFPEEERDVVMAEKRVAGESSDEEEMVGV
- a CDS encoding L-threonate dehydrogenase, encoding MADTKPVIGFAGLGAMGGGMAKNLVQNGFTVYGYDVYQPLVDSFVEAGGKAAKTPKEAAAQADFFVSMVANAAQNSSLLFEGEDAVIKGLGQGKTFILCSTTPPAFLHELRERLDEEVGRSDIKLLDCPVSGGTIRAADGTLSIFESGPNEDLDNAKQVLQTMSANLYRMGGISFGTKTKTVHQLLAATNIISASEAVGLAATVGLNTQAVVDHVNTSDGASFMFENRAPHMLKNDWHPYSALAIIWKDAAIVTDTARKALIPTPVADTAEQMYIKGGQAGLTKVDDAALVQLYLPKSQPHLVSQMTSADVAMNSSHKVSKDTIVDLLAGIHLAASIEGMAFCKDLGMDRKTLYEIISKAAGWNAMFTKYIPAMLEKDSWTLADCPGAAEVGQKLADAVQKAQAIKYPTPMASSALQQFSFATLVDKSVSGQDRHSR
- a CDS encoding Methylenetetrahydrofolate reductase 2, with the translated sequence MHITHKLDAAHRKGQPTFSFEYFPPKTAQGVQNLYDRMDMMHSLGPAFIDVTWGAGGRHSNLTVDMVKTAQAAYGLETCMHLTCTDMELTKVDGALKDAYDAGCTNILALRGDPPREQEKWVETQGGFRYARDLIKYIKKTYGDHFDIGIAGYPEGPDPETSADEHIKYLKEKVDAGGTFIVAQMCYDADIFIEWVKKCRAAGIPESVKIIPGIMPISTHAAFIRRANWTQCRIPPHWHEALEPIKNDDGAVREVGCDLIVEFCQKLMDSGIMHLHFYTMNLSRAVEMVLEKLDLLPAATSANPDLKPLPWRQSLGKNRRDENVRPIFWRNRNRAYVARTQDWDEFPNGRWGDSRSPAFGSLDEYGVGLKGTNEHNRKLWGEPKTLKEISDLFVGYVRGKVETLPWSESPINEEANTLVDDLVDLNSRGIFTINSQPAVDGAKSNHPIYGWGPQNGYVYQKQYLEVLVAPELIDEVVERMNRDPDVTYYAVNCSGELKTNAPTDGGPNAVTWGVFPGKEIVQPTIVETVSFLAWRDEFYHLGLEWSKCYDDGSVSRSLVQDITQNWYLVNIVHNDFRQNNGIFNLFKGLTVPGFDTATRNAVTNGATNGVTNGATNGVTNGVNGHHDEPKTNGALPESNGVPDGNNAVNGADKAASNSPLKN